In Liquorilactobacillus hordei DSM 19519, the following proteins share a genomic window:
- a CDS encoding ComE operon protein 2: MKDKRIPWNQYFMMQAVLLSLRSTCERLSVGAILVRDKRVIAGGYNGSVSGDEHCIEHGCYLVDGHCVRTIHAEMNAVLQCAKFGVATDGAEVYVTDFPCLQCTKMLLQSGIKKICYLRNYHNDEYALKLMKLKNVEVEQVKLDAAYLQKVATDSLFENIKEINS, from the coding sequence ATGAAAGATAAAAGAATTCCATGGAATCAATATTTTATGATGCAGGCTGTCTTATTATCTTTACGGAGTACTTGTGAAAGACTTTCAGTTGGAGCAATACTTGTACGGGATAAGAGGGTTATTGCAGGTGGATATAATGGTTCAGTTTCTGGAGATGAACATTGTATTGAACATGGCTGCTATTTGGTTGATGGACATTGTGTTCGAACAATTCATGCTGAAATGAATGCAGTATTACAATGCGCTAAATTTGGTGTTGCAACTGATGGAGCCGAGGTTTATGTTACCGATTTTCCTTGTTTGCAGTGTACAAAAATGCTGTTACAATCTGGAATTAAAAAAATATGTTATTTGAGAAACTATCATAACGATGAATATGCATTAAAGTTGATGAAATTAAAAAATGTTGAAGTTGAGCAAGTTAAACTTGATGCCGCATATTTGCAAAAAGTAGCGACAGATTCGCTTTTTGAAAATATTAAGGAAATTAATTCATAA
- a CDS encoding ComEA family DNA-binding protein: MDKLYELWIDNKKLCITVIIIFLGLSSIFIVFILKKESTENKDSLNFSKSSSETVIKSDTNTADKVKSKKSQEISIDIKGAVKYPGVYVLKNGARVNEIVKKAGGMLENADNNQVNLALILQDQNVVYIPFEGEFSNSLTTTVQSSSKNVTDTTATSNGQSVSESETHKYDINEVTKEELETIPGIGDKKAEQILAYRTEHGRINQLDELKEISGVGDKTFEKFQMYLEVSP, translated from the coding sequence GTGGACAAACTTTATGAATTATGGATTGATAATAAAAAATTATGCATTACGGTAATAATCATTTTTTTAGGATTAAGTAGTATTTTTATAGTATTTATATTGAAAAAAGAGTCAACAGAAAATAAAGATTCGCTCAACTTTTCAAAGAGTAGCAGTGAAACTGTAATAAAATCTGATACAAATACTGCAGATAAAGTAAAATCAAAAAAATCACAGGAAATTTCTATAGATATTAAAGGAGCCGTAAAGTATCCAGGTGTTTATGTTTTGAAAAATGGAGCCCGTGTAAATGAAATCGTAAAAAAAGCTGGTGGAATGCTTGAAAATGCAGATAATAATCAAGTAAATCTGGCACTAATTTTACAAGATCAAAATGTCGTTTATATTCCGTTTGAGGGAGAATTTTCTAATTCACTAACAACAACAGTACAAAGCAGTAGTAAAAATGTTACTGACACGACAGCAACAAGTAATGGACAGTCCGTTAGTGAATCTGAAACACATAAATATGATATTAATGAGGTTACTAAAGAAGAACTAGAGACAATCCCAGGAATAGGAGATAAGAAAGCAGAGCAGATACTTGCTTACAGAACAGAACATGGAAGAATTAATCAACTTGATGAATTAAAGGAGATCTCGGGTGTTGGTGATAAGACATTTGAAAAATTTCAGATGTACCTTGAAGTATCCCCATAA
- a CDS encoding DUF1304 domain-containing protein translates to MSILSYILVVLVALEAIFIMLLEMFAVESKMSQKAFGLSPEYLSQKEAKIAMANQGLYNGFVGVGILVVLFVFPSNAVFYGALLFVGFVVIAAIYGSLTVNPKVIFSQGLLAILAVLSLLFT, encoded by the coding sequence ATGAGCATTTTAAGTTATATTTTAGTTGTTTTAGTAGCTCTTGAAGCAATTTTTATAATGTTACTAGAAATGTTTGCGGTAGAAAGCAAAATGTCACAGAAAGCTTTTGGCTTATCACCCGAATATTTAAGTCAGAAAGAAGCAAAAATTGCTATGGCTAACCAAGGACTATATAATGGATTTGTGGGAGTGGGAATTCTTGTAGTATTATTTGTTTTCCCTAGTAACGCAGTTTTTTATGGAGCATTGCTTTTTGTCGGCTTTGTTGTCATTGCGGCAATATATGGTTCATTAACAGTAAATCCTAAAGTTATTTTTTCACAAGGTTTACTTGCAATTTTGGCTGTTTTGTCATTATTGTTTACTTAA
- a CDS encoding SepM family pheromone-processing serine protease yields MKKIKVYVLTCVGIIILAILCFLPLPVYLETVGKAVNVADYVKVSGKTDKTKGKLMLTYVSLGRATPLLYLTSYLDKYTSRVPEEEISGNESDSEFDRVQTYYMNDAVNQAKAVSLRLAHKKYRQEYLGIYVMSILKNSTFKGKLEIGDTITAVNNKHFKSTADFMNYVRAQKRGTSLEVTYLRKGKQKKVVGKTVKLPGTNRSGIGISLAERSRIISSTKIKTNMDGIGGPSAGLMLALQMYSQLSGTNLKLGRNIAGTGTISSDGKIGDIGGIDKKVIAADRAGAKVFFAPNNPVSKDEKKVDPQAISNYQEAKNTVKKSNLKIKIIPVKVITDAVTYLSKNK; encoded by the coding sequence ATGAAAAAAATAAAAGTTTATGTATTAACATGCGTTGGAATTATTATTTTAGCCATCCTGTGTTTCTTACCCTTGCCGGTTTATTTGGAAACAGTTGGAAAAGCGGTTAATGTAGCTGATTATGTTAAAGTTAGTGGGAAAACCGATAAAACAAAAGGTAAGTTGATGTTAACCTATGTCAGTTTAGGAAGAGCTACACCATTGCTTTATTTGACTAGTTATCTGGATAAGTATACATCTCGTGTTCCTGAAGAAGAAATATCTGGAAATGAGTCGGACTCGGAGTTTGATAGAGTTCAAACGTATTATATGAACGATGCGGTAAATCAAGCTAAAGCAGTATCTTTACGTTTAGCACATAAGAAGTATCGACAAGAATACTTGGGAATATATGTAATGTCTATTCTTAAAAATTCAACTTTTAAGGGCAAACTTGAAATTGGTGACACAATCACAGCTGTAAATAATAAACATTTTAAAAGTACAGCTGATTTTATGAATTATGTGCGTGCACAAAAAAGAGGAACGTCACTTGAGGTAACCTATTTAAGAAAAGGAAAGCAAAAAAAGGTAGTTGGTAAAACTGTTAAGCTACCTGGAACAAATAGGAGCGGGATTGGTATTTCTCTCGCTGAAAGATCACGCATAATTAGTTCTACAAAAATAAAAACTAATATGGATGGAATTGGTGGCCCCTCTGCGGGATTGATGTTAGCACTTCAGATGTATTCACAGTTATCTGGAACTAATCTAAAACTAGGTCGTAATATTGCTGGAACTGGTACAATTTCAAGTGATGGTAAGATTGGTGATATTGGAGGAATTGATAAAAAGGTGATTGCAGCTGATCGTGCAGGAGCTAAGGTATTCTTTGCACCAAACAATCCAGTTTCTAAAGATGAAAAAAAAGTTGATCCCCAGGCAATATCAAATTATCAAGAAGCTAAAAATACTGTTAAAAAATCTAATTTGAAGATTAAAATTATTCCTGTTAAAGTTATTACAGATGCAGTTACTTATTTGAGTAAAAATAAATAA
- the coaD gene encoding pantetheine-phosphate adenylyltransferase, with amino-acid sequence MKAVFPGSFDPITCGHLDLIKRASLIFDEIVVLVMTNTNKSGLFSNVERVALIENEVRNIENVAVESRENVLTVQAAKDLQAQVILRGLRSSRDFLYETDIAAINKKLSPGLETLFIPTDKDYGHISSSLIKEVAKFGGNLDGLVPLNVEAALKDKLI; translated from the coding sequence ATGAAGGCAGTTTTCCCAGGGAGTTTTGATCCAATTACATGTGGACATCTTGATTTAATTAAGCGAGCTTCTTTAATTTTTGATGAGATCGTTGTATTAGTGATGACCAATACCAATAAATCTGGGCTTTTTTCAAATGTAGAAAGAGTAGCACTGATCGAAAATGAGGTTCGGAATATCGAAAATGTTGCAGTAGAGTCGCGTGAAAATGTTTTGACTGTTCAGGCAGCTAAAGATTTACAGGCACAAGTAATCCTAAGAGGACTCAGAAGTAGTCGCGATTTTTTATATGAGACAGATATAGCAGCAATTAATAAAAAATTGAGTCCGGGGTTAGAAACACTTTTCATTCCTACTGATAAGGACTATGGTCATATTTCGTCCAGTTTGATAAAAGAAGTAGCGAAGTTTGGTGGAAACTTAGATGGATTGGTACCGTTAAATGTTGAGGCGGCATTGAAGGATAAACTTATATGA
- the rsmD gene encoding 16S rRNA (guanine(966)-N(2))-methyltransferase RsmD, whose translation MRIIAGSYGGRRLKAVPGMKTRPTTDKVKESMFNIIGPYFEGGTGLDLFAGSGGLSIEAVSRGLAHAYLVDRQYQAIKTINENIAVTKEPEKFTVFKSDAEKILNKLHSEKISVDYLFLDPPYKQQKILLLLTKIVELQLLNKNAVIICETDQIAQLPDIIPNFELTRRADYGITEVVIYRYRGE comes from the coding sequence ATGAGAATTATAGCCGGTAGTTATGGTGGGAGAAGATTAAAGGCAGTTCCAGGTATGAAGACGAGGCCAACAACTGATAAAGTCAAAGAATCCATGTTCAATATAATTGGTCCATACTTTGAGGGTGGAACGGGACTTGATTTGTTTGCAGGAAGTGGTGGGTTGAGTATTGAAGCTGTTTCTCGAGGACTTGCACATGCATATTTGGTAGATCGTCAATATCAAGCAATTAAAACAATTAATGAGAATATTGCGGTTACCAAAGAACCAGAAAAATTTACAGTTTTTAAGAGTGATGCAGAAAAGATACTGAATAAATTACATTCCGAGAAAATATCTGTGGACTACCTTTTTTTAGATCCACCATATAAACAGCAAAAAATCCTACTGTTATTAACTAAAATTGTTGAATTACAATTACTTAATAAAAATGCAGTTATTATTTGTGAGACTGACCAGATTGCCCAGTTGCCAGATATTATTCCGAACTTTGAGTTAACTAGGCGTGCTGATTATGGAATTACAGAAGTGGTAATTTACCGATACAGGGGTGAATAA
- a CDS encoding YlbG family protein has product MSLELNERQGVIVYLYHLKNSRQLRRFGTIHYVSRKMKYVILYTDRIKVPETVTRLSGMRYVRKVMVSPLPDVEISFADTVGKMYKLTDEDREKYKNNKE; this is encoded by the coding sequence ATGAGTTTAGAATTGAATGAGAGACAAGGGGTCATTGTTTACTTGTATCATTTGAAGAATAGTAGACAGTTACGCAGATTTGGCACTATTCATTATGTTTCAAGAAAGATGAAATATGTAATCTTGTATACTGATAGAATAAAGGTCCCTGAGACTGTTACTAGGCTTTCGGGGATGCGCTACGTGAGAAAGGTAATGGTTTCTCCTTTGCCTGATGTTGAAATAAGTTTTGCAGATACAGTTGGCAAGATGTATAAGCTGACTGATGAAGATCGAGAAAAATATAAAAATAATAAAGAGTGA
- a CDS encoding CAP-associated domain-containing protein, with amino-acid sequence MKIKFILRTIRNFILVLLFLLFIMYSSAVYSDKNAKDKHQRNTERVQKVSSRLTTPKIMRIKTQGFASYIGMDINKFEEKFGQPQETMDSAINVKWLLYNLDSSNYLKVGIDQYTQKVCSIVLAGDMSDSNSKIKVGMTIRQLLKLSTLYANFEVSYREENFQFELSENDLNNHPLIGFENGSYVIPYLQPDSKKVIALEFLDTGMLLKKNIYQIVSQTPIPSQYQGETNWDQLDIMVPYDLMQMINAKRIVVENPTLPIGDSLTQNAQSIINLLEKNPKHYLKKSYANLLKDITSGNVGRNNFLSLNPSNFSKKLYQDSGLDNKNTEVYIIFPFYNATTFFENTELQKNVWYNLIDNKTKKIGIAYDQGLLVIIINKGGN; translated from the coding sequence ATGAAAATAAAATTTATCTTGAGAACGATACGAAATTTTATATTGGTATTACTCTTCTTGTTGTTTATCATGTACAGCAGTGCTGTTTATAGTGACAAAAATGCTAAGGATAAACATCAAAGAAATACTGAAAGAGTACAAAAAGTAAGTTCGAGGTTGACTACACCAAAAATAATGCGTATTAAAACACAAGGGTTTGCAAGTTATATTGGGATGGACATTAATAAATTTGAAGAAAAGTTTGGCCAACCACAAGAAACTATGGATAGTGCAATAAATGTGAAATGGTTACTCTATAATCTTGATTCATCTAATTATTTGAAGGTTGGAATTGATCAATATACACAAAAGGTATGTTCGATAGTTTTAGCTGGAGATATGTCAGATAGCAATTCAAAAATAAAAGTGGGCATGACTATTAGACAACTCTTGAAATTGTCAACTTTATATGCAAATTTTGAAGTTTCGTATCGTGAAGAGAATTTTCAGTTTGAATTATCAGAAAATGATTTGAATAATCATCCCCTAATTGGTTTTGAAAATGGAAGTTATGTAATACCTTACTTACAACCTGATTCTAAAAAAGTAATAGCTCTGGAATTTTTAGATACTGGTATGCTTCTTAAAAAAAATATTTATCAGATTGTTTCACAAACGCCAATTCCTTCACAATACCAGGGGGAAACAAATTGGGATCAATTAGATATTATGGTTCCATATGATTTGATGCAGATGATTAATGCTAAAAGAATAGTAGTGGAAAATCCAACATTACCAATAGGTGATTCGCTGACACAAAATGCCCAAAGTATAATTAATCTATTAGAAAAGAATCCAAAACATTATCTAAAGAAAAGTTATGCTAATTTATTAAAAGATATTACGAGTGGGAATGTTGGGCGAAATAATTTCTTGAGTTTAAATCCAAGTAACTTTTCGAAGAAATTGTATCAGGATAGTGGGTTAGATAATAAAAATACTGAGGTGTATATTATTTTTCCTTTTTACAACGCAACAACTTTTTTTGAGAATACAGAATTACAAAAAAATGTCTGGTATAATTTGATTGATAATAAAACCAAAAAAATAGGAATTGCTTATGATCAAGGTTTGCTTGTGATAATCATTAACAAAGGTGGAAACTAA
- a CDS encoding pyruvate carboxylase gives MKKILIANRGEIAIRIIRACQELKMKTVAVYAKEDEFSVHRFKADEAYQIGAGKKPIEAYLDIDDIIRVAKETGADAVHPGYGFLAENETFAQKCEEAGIIFIGPTKEQLAIFGDKVKAKKAAHDAGLQTIPGSDGPVYSLEEVQEFTKKHGYPIMVKAALGGGGRGMRIINDESEIKESFSRAQSEAKQSFGDEELYIEKYLKNPKHIEVQVLADQHGNVVHLFERDCSVQRRHQKVIEVAPSSLSNERRLEICEAAVSLMKSVHYQNAGTVEFLVTATDFYFIEVNPRVQVEHTITEMITGIDIVQSQILIAAGADLFNDLEIPRQDKLNFHGHAIQCRVTTEDPENNFMPDTGKIETYRSPGGFGVRLDGGNAYAGAVISPYFDSLLVKACVQARTFNGAVLKMNRVLDEFRIRGIKTNIPFMRNVINHPDFISGKAHTTFIDSTPELFHLTHPKNTPNQLLKYIADITVNGFPGTERHEKIFVPKIQITDDFDAASKHKNAKTVLDNEGATEAMSWVRQQNKLLLTDTSMRDAHQSLFATRMRTKDMMPVARAFDNALPNVFSAEVWGGATFDVAYRFLDEDPWERLKKIRKVMPNTLLQMLFRGSNAVGYKNYPDNVLQRFIKKSATDGIDVFRIFDSLNWVTQMEKSIQFVRDTGKIAEGTMCYTGDVLNPAEHKYDLQYYRTLAKDLVSAGSQIIGIKDMAGLLKPQAAYELISTLKEDLDVPIHLHTHDTTGNGIATYLQATKAGVDIVDVAASALSGTTSQPSMSSLYYALAGNKRQPELNIENVEKINRYWLGVKPFYQDFMNGITAPQTDIYETEMPGGQYSNLQQQAKALGIKDFEEVKKTYKEVNALLGDIVKVTPSSKVVGDFAIFMIQNKLDSENIFERGKTLDFPESVVNFFAGDLGQPVGGFPKELQKVVLKDRKPITVRPGSLAEPIDFAKKNNELREKLKHLPTEEELLSYLLYPDVFVDYTKAVENFGDLSPLDTTTFYQGMRTEETVHIERGKGQTLIVKLASIGEADEDGKRILYFVVNGQDQQIVIQDKSKKGKIKKILKAEPTNPKHIGATLSGSVLSVLVSKGQVVKKGVPLIVTEAMKMETTIKAPTDGKITHIYVKAGDILETQDLLVEIEPIKG, from the coding sequence ATGAAAAAAATATTAATTGCAAACCGTGGCGAAATTGCAATTCGGATAATTCGTGCATGTCAAGAACTTAAGATGAAAACTGTTGCTGTATATGCTAAAGAAGATGAGTTTTCTGTTCATCGATTTAAGGCAGATGAAGCTTACCAAATTGGTGCGGGTAAAAAACCAATTGAAGCTTATTTAGATATAGATGATATTATCAGAGTTGCAAAAGAAACAGGTGCGGATGCAGTTCATCCTGGGTATGGTTTTTTGGCTGAGAATGAGACTTTTGCACAAAAATGTGAAGAGGCAGGCATAATATTCATTGGTCCTACTAAGGAGCAATTGGCAATTTTTGGAGACAAGGTTAAAGCCAAAAAGGCTGCACACGATGCTGGGTTACAGACAATTCCAGGTAGTGATGGACCAGTTTATAGTTTAGAAGAAGTTCAAGAGTTCACCAAGAAGCACGGATATCCTATTATGGTTAAAGCTGCTTTAGGCGGCGGTGGACGTGGAATGAGAATTATAAATGATGAATCAGAAATTAAGGAAAGTTTTAGCAGAGCACAGAGTGAAGCAAAGCAATCATTTGGGGATGAAGAGTTATATATTGAAAAATATTTAAAGAATCCTAAACATATTGAGGTTCAAGTTTTGGCTGATCAGCACGGAAATGTTGTTCACTTGTTTGAACGTGATTGCTCGGTCCAAAGAAGGCATCAAAAAGTCATTGAAGTAGCACCAAGTTCGTTAAGTAATGAACGTAGATTAGAAATTTGTGAAGCAGCTGTTTCTTTGATGAAGAGCGTGCATTATCAAAATGCAGGGACTGTTGAGTTTTTAGTTACTGCTACAGACTTTTATTTTATTGAGGTCAATCCACGTGTCCAAGTTGAACATACAATCACTGAGATGATAACAGGTATTGATATCGTTCAGTCACAAATTTTAATTGCTGCAGGTGCAGATCTGTTTAACGATTTGGAAATTCCAAGACAAGATAAATTAAATTTTCACGGACACGCTATTCAGTGCAGAGTAACGACTGAAGATCCCGAGAATAACTTTATGCCTGATACAGGTAAGATCGAAACTTACCGTTCTCCAGGTGGTTTTGGAGTGCGCTTGGATGGTGGCAATGCCTATGCCGGCGCTGTAATTAGTCCTTACTTTGACTCATTGTTAGTTAAGGCTTGTGTTCAGGCGCGAACCTTTAACGGTGCAGTTTTGAAGATGAATCGTGTCTTAGATGAATTTAGGATCAGAGGTATTAAAACTAATATTCCTTTTATGCGCAATGTGATTAATCATCCAGATTTCATTTCTGGAAAAGCACATACAACATTTATTGATTCAACTCCCGAGTTGTTCCATTTGACGCATCCTAAAAATACACCAAATCAATTATTAAAGTATATTGCGGATATTACGGTCAATGGTTTTCCAGGTACTGAAAGACATGAAAAGATTTTTGTTCCTAAAATTCAAATCACAGATGATTTTGATGCTGCTAGCAAACATAAAAATGCAAAAACTGTGTTGGACAATGAAGGTGCAACTGAAGCAATGAGTTGGGTAAGACAACAGAATAAATTATTGTTGACGGATACCTCGATGCGTGATGCACATCAAAGCCTTTTTGCAACGAGAATGCGGACAAAAGATATGATGCCAGTTGCAAGAGCATTTGATAATGCACTACCTAATGTATTTTCTGCAGAAGTCTGGGGCGGAGCGACCTTTGATGTTGCTTATCGTTTCTTGGATGAAGACCCATGGGAAAGACTTAAAAAAATTCGTAAGGTGATGCCAAATACTTTATTACAAATGTTGTTTAGGGGTTCTAATGCCGTTGGGTACAAAAACTATCCAGATAATGTGTTGCAACGTTTTATTAAAAAGAGTGCTACAGACGGAATCGATGTTTTTCGTATTTTTGATAGTTTAAATTGGGTAACACAGATGGAAAAGAGTATTCAGTTTGTTCGAGACACTGGCAAAATTGCCGAAGGAACAATGTGTTATACAGGTGATGTCTTAAATCCAGCAGAACATAAATATGATTTACAGTATTATCGGACATTGGCAAAAGATTTAGTATCTGCGGGCTCACAGATAATCGGAATTAAAGATATGGCTGGGTTACTTAAACCACAGGCAGCCTATGAATTGATTTCAACATTGAAGGAAGACTTAGATGTTCCAATCCATTTGCACACGCATGATACAACTGGAAATGGGATAGCAACATACTTGCAGGCTACAAAAGCCGGAGTTGATATTGTAGATGTTGCTGCAAGTGCGCTTTCAGGAACGACAAGTCAGCCAAGTATGAGCAGTTTGTATTATGCGTTGGCGGGAAATAAGCGACAGCCTGAGCTTAATATTGAAAATGTTGAGAAGATTAATCGCTACTGGTTAGGCGTTAAGCCTTTTTATCAAGATTTCATGAACGGAATCACAGCACCACAAACAGATATTTATGAAACAGAAATGCCAGGTGGGCAATATTCAAATCTACAACAGCAGGCAAAAGCTTTAGGAATTAAAGACTTTGAAGAAGTTAAGAAAACTTATAAAGAAGTTAATGCGTTGTTAGGTGATATTGTAAAAGTAACACCGAGTTCAAAGGTTGTTGGAGATTTTGCAATATTTATGATTCAAAACAAATTAGATTCAGAGAATATTTTTGAACGTGGAAAGACTTTGGATTTTCCAGAATCTGTTGTCAACTTTTTTGCGGGTGACTTAGGTCAACCAGTTGGTGGATTTCCAAAAGAATTACAAAAAGTTGTTCTAAAGGATCGTAAACCGATTACAGTCCGACCTGGCAGTTTAGCTGAGCCAATTGATTTCGCAAAGAAGAATAATGAATTAAGAGAAAAATTAAAGCATTTGCCTACGGAAGAAGAATTATTGAGTTATTTGTTATACCCAGATGTGTTTGTTGATTATACAAAAGCGGTAGAAAACTTTGGAGATTTATCGCCTTTGGATACGACAACGTTCTATCAAGGAATGCGAACGGAAGAAACTGTTCACATTGAACGAGGAAAAGGGCAAACCTTGATTGTTAAGCTAGCTTCAATTGGTGAAGCGGATGAAGATGGTAAGCGAATTCTATACTTTGTGGTAAATGGTCAGGATCAGCAAATTGTGATACAAGACAAAAGTAAAAAAGGCAAAATTAAGAAAATTTTGAAGGCTGAACCAACTAATCCAAAGCATATTGGGGCAACTCTTAGTGGCTCTGTCTTAAGTGTACTAGTTTCAAAGGGGCAAGTTGTAAAGAAAGGTGTTCCTTTGATTGTAACCGAAGCGATGAAGATGGAGACAACGATCAAAGCACCAACAGATGGCAAAATAACGCATATTTATGTTAAGGCTGGAGATATTTTAGAAACACAAGATTTGTTGGTTGAAATAGAACCCATAAAAGGCTAA
- a CDS encoding FtsW/RodA/SpoVE family cell cycle protein, producing the protein MRKFRDKMRYFDFYLFVPYIVLCCIGAVMVYSASSINLSYAGASTNTYLMKQLIYVVMGLGCIFFSIMIPTKKLAHRNFIMIGFFALVILLLYAKFFTTAVNGANGWINLKLFSFQPAELCKLYLVLFMAQLVSNREYSVSTLNIKPSRKPAVLVVILLCLVLIEPDLGGFSINAFIVLLMYFASGRDYRKSLLYLSGILGSIIVVVQLLRFWDPAPLKGTKIEYMYARLTAFYNPFKVSSTSGQQLINSYYAISNGGLFGVGLGNSVQKRGYLPEPYTDFIIAIISEELGAIGVMVVLLLITWIILRIFLIGIRANSSYETMICYGIGTFMGVETLFNIGAVNGLLPITGVTFPFVSYGGSSMIVLSLALGIVINISINQKKNRK; encoded by the coding sequence ATGAGAAAATTTAGAGATAAGATGAGGTATTTTGATTTTTATTTATTTGTACCTTACATAGTTTTGTGTTGTATTGGTGCAGTTATGGTGTATTCTGCCAGTTCAATAAATCTCTCGTATGCTGGTGCGTCTACTAATACGTACCTAATGAAACAACTAATTTATGTGGTGATGGGTTTAGGTTGCATTTTCTTTTCAATAATGATTCCAACTAAGAAGTTAGCTCACCGTAACTTTATAATGATTGGTTTTTTTGCGCTGGTAATCTTGCTGCTGTATGCCAAATTTTTTACAACTGCAGTTAATGGCGCTAATGGCTGGATTAACTTAAAATTGTTTAGTTTTCAACCAGCAGAGCTTTGTAAATTATATTTAGTATTATTTATGGCACAACTTGTGTCTAATCGTGAGTACTCAGTAAGTACTCTGAATATCAAGCCTAGTCGAAAGCCAGCTGTTTTAGTTGTCATCTTGCTGTGTCTCGTTTTGATAGAACCTGATTTGGGTGGCTTTTCAATCAATGCCTTTATTGTTTTGTTAATGTATTTTGCAAGTGGCAGAGATTATCGCAAGTCATTACTTTACTTGTCAGGAATTTTGGGCTCAATAATAGTTGTGGTTCAACTTTTACGTTTTTGGGATCCAGCTCCCTTAAAAGGAACAAAAATCGAGTATATGTATGCTAGATTAACCGCATTTTATAATCCCTTTAAGGTTTCCTCAACGAGTGGACAGCAATTAATTAATTCTTATTATGCAATAAGTAATGGAGGCTTATTTGGAGTAGGGCTTGGTAATAGTGTTCAAAAAAGGGGTTACCTACCTGAACCATATACAGATTTTATTATAGCAATTATTAGTGAAGAGCTTGGAGCAATAGGTGTTATGGTTGTTTTACTTTTGATTACTTGGATTATTTTGCGGATTTTCCTAATTGGAATTAGGGCAAATAGTTCATATGAAACGATGATTTGTTATGGAATTGGAACCTTCATGGGAGTTGAAACCTTGTTTAATATTGGTGCAGTTAATGGATTATTGCCAATTACAGGGGTTACTTTTCCATTCGTATCTTATGGTGGTTCAAGTATGATTGTTTTATCACTTGCATTAGGAATAGTAATAAATATTTCGATTAATCAAAAGAAAAATCGAAAATAA
- a CDS encoding DUF1507 family protein, which produces MQEIVTRQEMLKILQADSEKIRVLLDKQRNLLCLSQCPAFEEVADTQLFGFSKEVHLAERCGLITLNEAQQMIQDLEHLLSSIYVSVGEDE; this is translated from the coding sequence TTGCAGGAAATTGTAACGAGACAGGAAATGCTGAAAATTCTGCAAGCTGATTCTGAGAAAATTCGGGTGTTACTAGATAAACAACGAAATTTGTTGTGCTTGTCTCAGTGCCCTGCTTTTGAAGAAGTCGCAGATACACAACTTTTTGGATTTTCAAAAGAAGTTCATTTAGCTGAACGCTGTGGCTTGATCACTCTGAATGAAGCTCAACAAATGATTCAGGATTTAGAACATCTACTTTCAAGCATTTATGTTTCAGTGGGAGAGGATGAATAG